In Scylla paramamosain isolate STU-SP2022 chromosome 8, ASM3559412v1, whole genome shotgun sequence, the sequence TCTTTGGTTCTCTGATTTCTCCccagcaacaaaaaaataaaagtttccctctcttctttttatttatttactcagcATATATTCTTTCATGCCACGCGTAAAGCCATCCTCAATTTCTGCCTCCAAAGAGTTGatataaaaatgcataaaagaatgaatgtgtttgtgaaaaaaaatagtgttataTATATTGCGTTATACTCGCTGCCCGTTTAAATTGTTCAGATGACCTTTATGATTTTACCTGTACGTGTGACCCTGTGTGctgcctcctctcttccttctcttcctcctcctccttcctgcaccGCGTCGcctccacacccacccactcacccctcaccaccaaaaccaccaccacctcgccatCGTGGACACGCCCCTGCCGGAGAACATGTGGAAGTCCGTACAGTCACAGTCACAACACAGGGGCTCCTCCCTCTTGAGCGCGTGCCTCCAGCGTCCGGAGGGCAGAACACACGACACCCGCGGACACACGGAGCGGTCGCCACCCGGCGCCGCGGACACCTCGACACCTcaacaccttcaccttcacagcATCAacagtgtgtgcgtgtatgtctgtacatatatacaaatatatgaTTCTATATAGATGTATACATATCACACACATACTAgtaatatatatttacatacacGCATGAATAtacaatataaatatatataattgctTTATTTTACGTAATGATATCCATCTACGTACATGCATAAATATTAAAGATATGTGTGAGTTAATATTGGCCTGGTGGTATGTACATTATGTACACGCGCTGCCGCTGCGTCACGGGAACACAGACTCGCTGCGCGGCGCAACAACAACTACGTCCACTTAGGTAAGGAGAAACgcctcgtctgtctgtctcggctgccgtctgtctgtcttcgcTCTGTGCACACTGCGCCGCCACTCTCTGTCGCGCCGCCTGCCGCACTGAATCTAGTGCGACAAACAGCAGGAGACGGGGTTGGTGGTTCTGCAGGTGGCGTGTCGCAGTGTGAGCCGCTGTGCTGCCTGGCTCCCTCGCCTCCAGTGTGAGGCTGTCTGGAGCACGTGTGGCGCCGCCGTGaaagttttgtttcattttggCATTGTTTTacttgtgagtgtgtgtgtgtgtgtgtgtgtgtgtgtgtgtgtgtgtgtgtgtgtgtgtgtgtgaacatgtTGGCACGCAAAGAAACATATGTGACACActcgcacgaacacacacacacacacacacacacacacacacacacacacacacacacacacacacacacacacacacacacacacacacacacacacacacacacacacacacacacacacacacacacacacacacacacacacacacaaccaaacacTCACCCGCCCACCTACACACTCACAAATACGAGTATACCCATCCAcgtccaccaacacacacacacacacacacacacacacacacacacacacacacacacacacacacacacacacacacacacacacacacacacacacacagacacacacacacagacacacacatacacacaccatgtCAGTGTGAGGTCAGTGAGTGGGTGTCATCGTTGCTCCCGCCATGAATAATGAGATTCACAGTTTTATCTTCACAGAAGAAACACATAATAACAATTCTATTCAGCATAAAGAGCAGCTGCTGCCTTCACTCCactcgtcgttgttgttattgtctttATTGTTCCTGCTGATAAACAACACGTGTCGGCCTCGCAGGGGGCCCGCAGCGAGGCGCTTTGTGTCCGCCCGGCCGTCCACGCACTCACTTGGAAGTCCatgggtgggggtgagggtgagggtgagggaggggacagTGAGCGTGTCGGTGGAGGAACCTCAGATCATGGCCGCGTTGGGACACCTCAGGATCCTGGCGAAGGCTCTGCGAAAGTCCATGTTGAAGATAGTGTAGATGACTGGGTTAAGCGATGAATTGATGTAGCCGAGCCACACGATGAAGTTGACCACCTTGTCATTGGGCTCGGGGCACGTGGTGCAGAAGGGCTTGATCACGTACATGAGGAAGAAGGGCAGCCAGCAGATGACAAAGGAGCCCATGATGATGCCCAGTGTCCTGGCGGCGCGACGCTCCTTGGACAATGAGATCTTTTGCTTCTCTTCGATGAACTGGTGGATCTGATTGCCACTCTTGGGGTTCACGGTGATCACCACGCCCGCTCCGCGCTTCTCCTCCGTCGGGGAGGACTCGTCTCTCTGGTTGTTACTCATGTCGTTGTCGGTAATGGAGCTCTCGGTCATGTGGGGCGGGCTGAGTGACGTGGTCAGCGTGGTGGTGGCCGTCACGGTGCTaccgcaggtggtggtggtggtggtggtgatggcactAGTGGCCTGAGCCGCCAcggctttcttctttttacgtcGTTTCTTCTGCACCAGATTTTTCCTGCAGTTGTCGTTGTAGCCATTCTGGCCGTTCTCGCTGACGGCGGAGTCTTCCTCGCGCGGCATCTTGGCCTTGCCCGTGTTGGGGATCTGATTGAGTTTTGAGGCCTTGGCGCGCTCCCGCAGCCGCCGCCGCGTGGCCGTGAAGATCTTAAAATAGACCATCGTCATGATGAGCAGCGGGCAGTAGAATGAACCCGAGGAGGAGTAGATGACGAAGCCTTTTTCCTGCGTCAAGATGCAGGGCGTGTCCGGCGTGAATGTCTCCGGCCAGTCGTTCCAGCCGAAGAGCGGCGGCAGGCAGATGATGACACTGATGGCCCACACCAAGCCAATCATGATCAGCACACGCTTCAGGGTTCGCTTTTGGGCGTAGTTGATGGGGTCCGTGATGGCCCAGTAGCGGTCCAGGGCGATGGCACACAAGTTGAGGATGGAGGCCGTGCAGCAAAGGATGTCGCACGTCAGCCACATCTCGCACAAGTGGATGCCGAAGATCCACTTGCCTATGATGCTGTAGGCTACGTTGAAGGGCAGCACGAACACCGCCACGGTCAGATCCGCCACGGCCAGCGACACGATGAAGAAATTCTGGACGATTCTCAGCGGGCGGTACGTGAACACGGACAGGATGACGAGCACGTTGCCgacgatgatgaagatgatgatgacgctGAGGGAGATGACTGTGAGTACGATCTCCCACAGCGGCATGGTGATGTTGAAGTTGTAGCCCACGTCACTGCTCACCACACCGCCCTCCTCCAGGTCAGACACGTTCATGTCCATCTCGAAGAGGGTGGACACGGCGCCGCTTTCGTTCACCTCCAGGATGGCCATCGCGGGGGCTGTGGCGGCGCTGGCGCTCTCTGTTTATACCTaccgggagaggaagaggagtttagGAACAAAgttaagaaagcaatgcatcaCGCCCTGCCATTCACTTCCTTCCTAAAAATTGCCTTGGAAAAATGTTACACCCTTAAGAGTCTCCCTCCtacagaaagtgaaaaaaagaaaaaaaaaggacctgAGTAACCTTTGAGAAAATATTTTATTCCTGAAAACATGATATACACATTTTAACCTTGTTTCGTCCCGTACAGCATCTTTCTTTCAGTCCACGGAGGAAGGAACACTGGCtgcctttcatcttctttattacaTTCATTACGTACCCTTGACCTGGACCACCCCCTTtacccaccaaaaaaaaaaaagaaaaaggagagagaacaaaatacaaaagacaTAGATTGTAATTGAGGCATTTTAAACTTTGACATATGGTAACTTTATCTCCCGAAGTCCAttgcccttcttcctcccctccgccTCAGGAACCAGCACCCCCGTTTTCTGTGAGGCCTTGAGGGAGCAGCGGCGAGGCGGGGACTGAAGGAACCGGGCGTGGGTTGGCGTTATGATGGAGTTTTGTGGTCAGAGTATCGACACGGAGTTATAGAATTGCCTGGTGCTGATGGAGATGCATGGAAGACGGAGACGGAGAcggagacggaagaggaggaggaggaggaggaggaggaggaggaggaggaggaggaggaggaggaggaggaggaggaggagaaggaggagaagaaggaggaggaatcttcAATAAACAGTTAGGGGTGAATAATGACTCAGAGTATCGACAGGTAAAGACGTTGACGGGAAGaaacatttttattattgagagagagagagagagagagagagagagagagagagagagagagagagagagagagagagagagagagagagagagagagagagagagagagagagagagagagagagagagagagagagagagagagagagagagatttaatggtTGTTATCGTTCGgattatacgtgtgtgtgtgtgtgtgtgtgtgtgtgcaatattgATAAGTCCCCTATTTTAAGATCGTTCGTGCTGTtacaatgttgttgttgttgttgttgttgttgttttggtggtggtggtggtggtggtgatgttttcctttttattcctacattttttcccctcttcgtatttattccccctttccccctcgtTCCAACTCACTTCCTTTgtaattccttttcctttcccttttttttttttacctaatttttGTCTCCACTCACTACCAGTTTCCCCTATTCGACAGTCAACATCCATTTTTTCCCCAATTTTCCTGCAACGCTTCTCTATTTTTACCCTTTTATCCCCATTATCAAATACTTTTTTCCCCAGCGGCACTCACCTTAGTACACGTCACAGCTGAATGATCTCCCTCCAGTTTATGTCCgacttttcatctccctttttcccaGACAATTCTCGCAACTCtagtcagttttctttttttcccatatttttttccctctatccGGTTGCGTGAGTTTTCGGCGATGGTTCTTCTCAGTAAAGCCGAGGCGTACAGGGTGTTTTAGGTGTCGTGTGTCCTTTTAAAAGCCTATAAAAGGGTCATTTTCTCTCGGCCACTTAGGCTTAAGATGCTCTGTTTCCTATCTGGTGGTAActtgcttggtggtggtggtggtggtggtggtggtggtggttgggctTGTGGcgcttttattgttgttgttgttgttcatctttctcctcctgtctcgacttttctttttttttccttgttcccttgttcctcttttttcctattcttattGAGCTTCGTTTTCctcgtcttgttttttttttttgtttatttgattcttactttcttttccattgtcgttattttcttcttatttgcatttttatacccttttccttcctttaattagTTTAATTTAagttctgttcttcctcctatttttcctcctcctcttttcttctcctcctcctcctcctcctcctcattgttcGTCTACCTGTGTCCTCTTTCTATCTCTGTATCCAACCATtcctttatctgtttatttatgtatctctccatctatctatctatccatctatctatccatctatctgtctgtctgtctatctatctatctatctgtctatctatctatctatctatctatctatctatctatctatctatctatatatctgtctatctatctatctatctatctatctatctatctatctatctatctaatcttctttcctttgccgCTATTCTCGAAAAGGCCTCCCTTGCACTCCCTCGTCTAAAAATCGGCGTACCTTTTCTTCCCCCAAGTTAGCCATGACATTGGTGTGCGCCAGGCAGCAAATGGATGCCTTGACGTGAATCTAAGCCTCTGAAAGGGAAGTTTGCGTCTCTTATCGTTGCCTTGAGTGACTTTTGATTGAAGCAGCATCAGCGAATTGCCTTCCTCTGGAGTCTGATGCACCGAATCGCAGCCTGTTACCGTGCATCTGTCTCATGTCGTCTGAAATGCTGACAGTCTAGCCCTCGATCTCAAGTCCTGCCGTCTATTGGCAGTTTGTGTTATTAGTCTTAAATCCTCTGTGCTGCTATCAATCTGTGCCTCAGTCTTAAGTCCCCTGAGCTGCAGGTAATATCTTCATTCTTAACCCTTTGGCAACCTCTACCCTTAATCTTGAGTCCTCTATTCTACTAATAGTGTGTACATACACTCATTGCTTAGTCCTCTAGTCTGCTGACATCCTTTTCCGTCAATCGTAAATACTCAGAGATTCTGACAACTTCCTTACAATACATGACAGGTGATGTGTGCTTTGTAGATCACATGACTTGGAATTAAAGGGAAACGCAAAGTAGAGTAAAATTAAATGTTTTATGTTATTTAACTTCTGATAGTGACAATGTACTGTTCACTGACCACTAACTATTCACGAATCTACCAatgtatttcttctctttcttcctttcggtGTGGTGGCTGAAGTGTTCTGATATGAAGAAGAGTACTGATATAAATAGGATAACAGAGAAAAAATGCAGAAGTGGTACAGGCTTCACACAAGCACACAATCATTCTCCTTCCCAT encodes:
- the LOC135102861 gene encoding probable G-protein coupled receptor No18; this encodes MAILEVNESGAVSTLFEMDMNVSDLEEGGVVSSDVGYNFNITMPLWEIVLTVISLSVIIIFIIVGNVLVILSVFTYRPLRIVQNFFIVSLAVADLTVAVFVLPFNVAYSIIGKWIFGIHLCEMWLTCDILCCTASILNLCAIALDRYWAITDPINYAQKRTLKRVLIMIGLVWAISVIICLPPLFGWNDWPETFTPDTPCILTQEKGFVIYSSSGSFYCPLLIMTMVYFKIFTATRRRLRERAKASKLNQIPNTGKAKMPREEDSAVSENGQNGYNDNCRKNLVQKKRRKKKKAVAAQATSAITTTTTTTCGSTVTATTTLTTSLSPPHMTESSITDNDMSNNQRDESSPTEEKRGAGVVITVNPKSGNQIHQFIEEKQKISLSKERRAARTLGIIMGSFVICWLPFFLMYVIKPFCTTCPEPNDKVVNFIVWLGYINSSLNPVIYTIFNMDFRRAFARILRCPNAAMI